The following coding sequences lie in one Daphnia pulex isolate KAP4 chromosome 1, ASM2113471v1 genomic window:
- the LOC124199233 gene encoding far upstream element-binding protein 3-like isoform X11 has protein sequence MRVHCYIPTLFRLRVLPHSLRSSRQPAFNIDQLNKPKHSAEDRRGSPSSPLCAAEFNSNRVASKIQPDSGSPSDFDFERNGSNSTVKRPFSSVSPSMENEPDAKRMAAAVAAAAAAAAANAADPFGALRSPGMQGRGPMMGMPAASMMNLGPISTEEVAVPDKMVGLIIGRGGEQISRLQAESGAKIQMAPDSAGLPDRTCTITGSREAIGRARELINNIVQTRGGPRDAGPPSVESLGGQHNVGIDLTLAPNVEVMIPGPKVGLIIGKGGETIKQLQERSGTRMVVVQDGPQQENEKPLRIYGDPQKVEHAKQLVYDLIAEKEMEVSVAVPRSAVGVVIGKNGEMIKKIQNETGARVQFQQGRDDNPEERMCALTGTMNQIEDARQRIEELIESVLARDSQMGRGRGRTGGGSTGGSSMNGAPYGRSPGGGSSTGGGWGEYGPGVGRSGGPSIGMARNGQDKVEYQFLVPSTKTGIIIGKGGETIKQINQQSGAFCELDRRPPPNPNEKIFIIRGSHEQVELAKRMISEKLGLGPMGAPPAQGYPMGQNQNAGAYAAQGWGAAAYQQWPGQPNDPSKADPNAANAAAWAAYYQQQQFYQQPGSGAPSAQSGNPGQPEGNSGSVPVNPQTGQPDYTAQWIQYYRSIGAMKDAEALEQQLKASKGMGNPAVSAAPAAAPAAAPTQDYSAQWAAYYRSIGKIGEAEAIEAQARMKQSGQGGQGPGQAGSAAQYGAYPGAGSGGSAAAAAGYYGGQPGGGQPQGGAAAYGYQGYGGYGQAPSDGQ, from the exons ATGAGAGTGCATTGTTATATCCCTACTCTATTCAGACTCAGAGTGCTGCCCCATTCACTTCGATCGTCCAGACAACCAGCATTCAACATCGACCAGCTGAATAAACCAA AACACAGTGCTGAAGACAGAAGAGGAAGCCCGTCGTCGCCCCTTTGTGCTGCTGAATTTAACTCCAATCGG GTTGCATCAAAAATTCAGCCAGATTCAGGAAGCCCGTCAGACTTTGACTTTGAAAGAAACGGTTCAAACTCCACTGTCAAGAGGCCTTTCAGCAGTGTAAGCCCATCAATGGAGAATGAACCTGATGCCAAGAGAATGGCAGCAgccgtggctgctgctgctgctgcagctgcagcAAATGCAGCTGATCCATTTGGAGCTTTGAGATCACCTGGTATGCAGGGAAGAGGACCGATGATGGGAATGCCTGCTGCCTCCATGATGAACCTTGGTCCCATCAGCACTGAAGAAGTTGCTGTTCCAGATAAAATGGTTGGATTGA TTATTGGACGAGGTGGAGAGCAGATTTCAAGACTGCAGGCTGAATCTGGagccaaaattcaaatggcaCCTGACAGTGCTGGCCTCCCTGACCGGACTTGCACAATCACTGGCTCAAGAGAAGCGATAGG GCGAGCTCGTGAACTGATCAACAATATTGTTCAAACTCGTGGTGGACCCAGAGATGCAGGACCTCCATCAGTTGAATCTTTAGGTGGACAACATAATGTGGGTATCGATCTCACTTTAGCTCCCAAT GTTGAAGTTATGATCCCTGGCCCTAAAGTAGGATTAATTATTGGTAAAGGTGGTGAAACAATCAAGCAGTTGCAG GAGAGGTCAGGAACAAGGATGGTAGTTGTTCAAGATGGTCCTcaacaagaaaacgaaaagCCTCTTCGCATCTACGGTGACCCACAGAAAGTTGAGCATGCAAAACAACTTGTGTACGACCTCATCGccgaaaaggaaatggaagtCTCC GTGGCAGTGCCGCGATCGGCTGTCGGTGTTGTAATTGGCAAGAACGGCGAGATGATCAAGAAGATCCAGAACGAAACAGGAGCCCGGGTTCAGTTCCAGCAGGGACGAGACGACAATCCCGAGGAAAGGATGTGCGCGCTGACAGGCACCATGAACCAGATCGAGGACGCCAGACAACGCATCGAAGAACTCATTGAATCTGTATTG GCGCGTGATAGCCAGATGGGGCGGGGCCGGGGTCGAACTGGAGGAGGAAGCACAGGCGGCAGCAGTATGAATGGAGCTCCATATGGACGAAGCCCTGGCGGTGGAAGTTCAACAGGAGGTGGATGGGGAGAATATGGACCTGGTGTCGGCAGGAGCGGAGGACCAAGCATAGGAATGGCCCGTAACGGACAAGACAAAGTCGAGTACCAATTTCTGGTTCCTTCCACCAAAACCGGAATTATTATAGGCAAAG GAGGCGAAACAATCAAGCAGATCAATCAACAGTCCGGAGCGTTTTGCGAGCTTGATCGGAGGCCCCCTCCAAATCCAAATGAAAAGATCTTCATCATTAGGGGATCGCATGAACAAGTGGAGTTGGCGAAACGTATGATCAGCGAAAAACTGGGATTG GGACCAATGGGTGCACCTCCAGCACAGGGTTACCCAATGGGACAAAATCAGAACGCTGGAGCTTACGCAGCTCAAGGCTGGGGAGCAGCCGCTTATCAACAGTGGCCTGGACAACCCAACGACCCAT CGAAAGCGGATCCAAATGCCGCAAACGCTGCCGCGTGGGCAGCATAttaccagcaacagcagttcTACCAACAGCCGGGAAGTGGCGCTCCTTCAGCCCAAAGTGGCAATCCTGGACAGCCTGAGGGCAATAGCG GGAGTGTCCCTGTCAATCCTCAAACTGGACAACCAGACTATACGGCCCAGTGGATACAGTACTATAGAAGTATTGGAGCCATGAAAGATGCGGAAGCTCTTGAACAACAGCTAAAGGCCAGCAAG GGTATGGGAAATCCAGCAGTATCAGCAGCTCCCGCAGCTGCTCCAGCGGCGGCGCCAACCCAAGACTATAGCGCACAGTGGGCCGCGTACTACCGCTCCATTGGCAAGATTGGAGAAGCTGAAGCCATCGAAGCTCAGGCAAGGATGAAGCAG agtGGCCAGGGCGGTCAAGGCCCAGGTCAAGCTGGATCAGCTGCTCAGTACGGAGCCTACCCTGGCGCTGGATCTGGAGGTAGTGCCGCAGCAGCGGCTGGATACTACGGTGGACAGCCTGGCGGAGGCCAACCTCAAGGTGGAGCAGCAGCTTATGGCTACCAAGGGTATGGAGGCTATGGACAAGCTCCTTCTGACGGACAATAG
- the LOC124199233 gene encoding far upstream element-binding protein 1-like isoform X10 translates to MRVHCYIPTLFRLRVLPHSLRSSRQPAFNIDQLNKPKHSAEDRRGSPSSPLCAAEFNSNRVASKIQPDSGSPSDFDFERNGSNSTVKRPFSSVSPSMENEPDAKRMAAAVAAAAAAAAANAADPFGALRSPGMQGRGPMMGMPAASMMNLGPISTEEVAVPDKMVGLIIGRGGEQISRLQAESGAKIQMAPDSAGLPDRTCTITGSREAIGRARELINNIVQTRGGPRDAGPPSVESLGGQHNVGIDLTLAPNVEVMIPGPKVGLIIGKGGETIKQLQERSGTRMVVVQDGPQQENEKPLRIYGDPQKVEHAKQLVYDLIAEKEMEVSVAVPRSAVGVVIGKNGEMIKKIQNETGARVQFQQGRDDNPEERMCALTGTMNQIEDARQRIEELIESVLVLGESQARDSQMGRGRGRTGGGSTGGSSMNGAPYGRSPGGGSSTGGGWGEYGPGVGRSGGPSIGMARNGQDKVEYQFLVPSTKTGIIIGKGGETIKQINQQSGAFCELDRRPPPNPNEKIFIIRGSHEQVELAKRMISEKLGLGPMGAPPAQGYPMGQNQNAGAYAAQGWGAAAYQQWPGQPNDPSKADPNAANAAAWAAYYQQQQFYQQPGSGAPSAQSGNPGQPEGNSGSVPVNPQTGQPDYTAQWIQYYRSIGAMKDAEALEQQLKASKEIVLQGMGNPAVSAAPAAAPAAAPTQDYSAQWAAYYRSIGKIGEAEAIEAQARMKQSGQGGQGPGQAGSAAQYGAYPGAGSGGSAAAAAGYYGGQPGGGQPQGGAAAYGYQGYGGYGQAPSDGQ, encoded by the exons ATGAGAGTGCATTGTTATATCCCTACTCTATTCAGACTCAGAGTGCTGCCCCATTCACTTCGATCGTCCAGACAACCAGCATTCAACATCGACCAGCTGAATAAACCAA AACACAGTGCTGAAGACAGAAGAGGAAGCCCGTCGTCGCCCCTTTGTGCTGCTGAATTTAACTCCAATCGG GTTGCATCAAAAATTCAGCCAGATTCAGGAAGCCCGTCAGACTTTGACTTTGAAAGAAACGGTTCAAACTCCACTGTCAAGAGGCCTTTCAGCAGTGTAAGCCCATCAATGGAGAATGAACCTGATGCCAAGAGAATGGCAGCAgccgtggctgctgctgctgctgcagctgcagcAAATGCAGCTGATCCATTTGGAGCTTTGAGATCACCTGGTATGCAGGGAAGAGGACCGATGATGGGAATGCCTGCTGCCTCCATGATGAACCTTGGTCCCATCAGCACTGAAGAAGTTGCTGTTCCAGATAAAATGGTTGGATTGA TTATTGGACGAGGTGGAGAGCAGATTTCAAGACTGCAGGCTGAATCTGGagccaaaattcaaatggcaCCTGACAGTGCTGGCCTCCCTGACCGGACTTGCACAATCACTGGCTCAAGAGAAGCGATAGG GCGAGCTCGTGAACTGATCAACAATATTGTTCAAACTCGTGGTGGACCCAGAGATGCAGGACCTCCATCAGTTGAATCTTTAGGTGGACAACATAATGTGGGTATCGATCTCACTTTAGCTCCCAAT GTTGAAGTTATGATCCCTGGCCCTAAAGTAGGATTAATTATTGGTAAAGGTGGTGAAACAATCAAGCAGTTGCAG GAGAGGTCAGGAACAAGGATGGTAGTTGTTCAAGATGGTCCTcaacaagaaaacgaaaagCCTCTTCGCATCTACGGTGACCCACAGAAAGTTGAGCATGCAAAACAACTTGTGTACGACCTCATCGccgaaaaggaaatggaagtCTCC GTGGCAGTGCCGCGATCGGCTGTCGGTGTTGTAATTGGCAAGAACGGCGAGATGATCAAGAAGATCCAGAACGAAACAGGAGCCCGGGTTCAGTTCCAGCAGGGACGAGACGACAATCCCGAGGAAAGGATGTGCGCGCTGACAGGCACCATGAACCAGATCGAGGACGCCAGACAACGCATCGAAGAACTCATTGAATCTGTATTG gtGTTGGGGGAGTCGCAGGCGCGTGATAGCCAGATGGGGCGGGGCCGGGGTCGAACTGGAGGAGGAAGCACAGGCGGCAGCAGTATGAATGGAGCTCCATATGGACGAAGCCCTGGCGGTGGAAGTTCAACAGGAGGTGGATGGGGAGAATATGGACCTGGTGTCGGCAGGAGCGGAGGACCAAGCATAGGAATGGCCCGTAACGGACAAGACAAAGTCGAGTACCAATTTCTGGTTCCTTCCACCAAAACCGGAATTATTATAGGCAAAG GAGGCGAAACAATCAAGCAGATCAATCAACAGTCCGGAGCGTTTTGCGAGCTTGATCGGAGGCCCCCTCCAAATCCAAATGAAAAGATCTTCATCATTAGGGGATCGCATGAACAAGTGGAGTTGGCGAAACGTATGATCAGCGAAAAACTGGGATTG GGACCAATGGGTGCACCTCCAGCACAGGGTTACCCAATGGGACAAAATCAGAACGCTGGAGCTTACGCAGCTCAAGGCTGGGGAGCAGCCGCTTATCAACAGTGGCCTGGACAACCCAACGACCCAT CGAAAGCGGATCCAAATGCCGCAAACGCTGCCGCGTGGGCAGCATAttaccagcaacagcagttcTACCAACAGCCGGGAAGTGGCGCTCCTTCAGCCCAAAGTGGCAATCCTGGACAGCCTGAGGGCAATAGCG GGAGTGTCCCTGTCAATCCTCAAACTGGACAACCAGACTATACGGCCCAGTGGATACAGTACTATAGAAGTATTGGAGCCATGAAAGATGCGGAAGCTCTTGAACAACAGCTAAAGGCCAGCAAG gaaattgttttgCAGGGTATGGGAAATCCAGCAGTATCAGCAGCTCCCGCAGCTGCTCCAGCGGCGGCGCCAACCCAAGACTATAGCGCACAGTGGGCCGCGTACTACCGCTCCATTGGCAAGATTGGAGAAGCTGAAGCCATCGAAGCTCAGGCAAGGATGAAGCAG agtGGCCAGGGCGGTCAAGGCCCAGGTCAAGCTGGATCAGCTGCTCAGTACGGAGCCTACCCTGGCGCTGGATCTGGAGGTAGTGCCGCAGCAGCGGCTGGATACTACGGTGGACAGCCTGGCGGAGGCCAACCTCAAGGTGGAGCAGCAGCTTATGGCTACCAAGGGTATGGAGGCTATGGACAAGCTCCTTCTGACGGACAATAG
- the LOC124199233 gene encoding far upstream element-binding protein 1-like isoform X15, whose product MEVSVTAQNNSQNSAFADAVQRAREVASKIQPDSGSPSDFDFERNGSNSTVKRPFSSVSPSMENEPDAKRMAAAVAAAAAAAAANAADPFGALRSPGMQGRGPMMGMPAASMMNLGPISTEEVAVPDKMVGLIIGRGGEQISRLQAESGAKIQMAPDSAGLPDRTCTITGSREAIGRARELINNIVQTRGGPRDAGPPSVESLGGQHNVGIDLTLAPNVEVMIPGPKVGLIIGKGGETIKQLQERSGTRMVVVQDGPQQENEKPLRIYGDPQKVEHAKQLVYDLIAEKEMEVSAFSRGQRFGSYGGGGPQQTIEVAVPRSAVGVVIGKNGEMIKKIQNETGARVQFQQGRDDNPEERMCALTGTMNQIEDARQRIEELIESARDSQMGRGRGRTGGGSTGGSSMNGAPYGRSPGGGSSTGGGWGEYGPGVGRSGGPSIGMARNGQDKVEYQFLVPSTKTGIIIGKGGETIKQINQQSGAFCELDRRPPPNPNEKIFIIRGSHEQVELAKRMISEKLGLGPMGAPPAQGYPMGQNQNAGAYAAQGWGAAAYQQWPGQPNDPSKADPNAANAAAWAAYYQQQQFYQQPGSGAPSAQSGNPGQPEGNSGSVPVNPQTGQPDYTAQWIQYYRSIGAMKDAEALEQQLKASKGMGNPAVSAAPAAAPAAAPTQDYSAQWAAYYRSIGKIGEAEAIEAQARMKQSGQGGQGPGQAGSAAQYGAYPGAGSGGSAAAAAGYYGGQPGGGQPQGGAAAYGYQGYGGYGQAPSDGQ is encoded by the exons ATGGAAGTTTCTGTTACGGCACAAAACAACAGCCAGAATTCTGCATTTGCGGATGCCGTTCAACGAGCCAGAGag GTTGCATCAAAAATTCAGCCAGATTCAGGAAGCCCGTCAGACTTTGACTTTGAAAGAAACGGTTCAAACTCCACTGTCAAGAGGCCTTTCAGCAGTGTAAGCCCATCAATGGAGAATGAACCTGATGCCAAGAGAATGGCAGCAgccgtggctgctgctgctgctgcagctgcagcAAATGCAGCTGATCCATTTGGAGCTTTGAGATCACCTGGTATGCAGGGAAGAGGACCGATGATGGGAATGCCTGCTGCCTCCATGATGAACCTTGGTCCCATCAGCACTGAAGAAGTTGCTGTTCCAGATAAAATGGTTGGATTGA TTATTGGACGAGGTGGAGAGCAGATTTCAAGACTGCAGGCTGAATCTGGagccaaaattcaaatggcaCCTGACAGTGCTGGCCTCCCTGACCGGACTTGCACAATCACTGGCTCAAGAGAAGCGATAGG GCGAGCTCGTGAACTGATCAACAATATTGTTCAAACTCGTGGTGGACCCAGAGATGCAGGACCTCCATCAGTTGAATCTTTAGGTGGACAACATAATGTGGGTATCGATCTCACTTTAGCTCCCAAT GTTGAAGTTATGATCCCTGGCCCTAAAGTAGGATTAATTATTGGTAAAGGTGGTGAAACAATCAAGCAGTTGCAG GAGAGGTCAGGAACAAGGATGGTAGTTGTTCAAGATGGTCCTcaacaagaaaacgaaaagCCTCTTCGCATCTACGGTGACCCACAGAAAGTTGAGCATGCAAAACAACTTGTGTACGACCTCATCGccgaaaaggaaatggaagtCTCC GCCTTCAGTCGAGGACAGAGGTTTGGTAGTTATGGAGGAGGTGGGCCGCAGCAAACTATCGAG GTGGCAGTGCCGCGATCGGCTGTCGGTGTTGTAATTGGCAAGAACGGCGAGATGATCAAGAAGATCCAGAACGAAACAGGAGCCCGGGTTCAGTTCCAGCAGGGACGAGACGACAATCCCGAGGAAAGGATGTGCGCGCTGACAGGCACCATGAACCAGATCGAGGACGCCAGACAACGCATCGAAGAACTCATTGAATCT GCGCGTGATAGCCAGATGGGGCGGGGCCGGGGTCGAACTGGAGGAGGAAGCACAGGCGGCAGCAGTATGAATGGAGCTCCATATGGACGAAGCCCTGGCGGTGGAAGTTCAACAGGAGGTGGATGGGGAGAATATGGACCTGGTGTCGGCAGGAGCGGAGGACCAAGCATAGGAATGGCCCGTAACGGACAAGACAAAGTCGAGTACCAATTTCTGGTTCCTTCCACCAAAACCGGAATTATTATAGGCAAAG GAGGCGAAACAATCAAGCAGATCAATCAACAGTCCGGAGCGTTTTGCGAGCTTGATCGGAGGCCCCCTCCAAATCCAAATGAAAAGATCTTCATCATTAGGGGATCGCATGAACAAGTGGAGTTGGCGAAACGTATGATCAGCGAAAAACTGGGATTG GGACCAATGGGTGCACCTCCAGCACAGGGTTACCCAATGGGACAAAATCAGAACGCTGGAGCTTACGCAGCTCAAGGCTGGGGAGCAGCCGCTTATCAACAGTGGCCTGGACAACCCAACGACCCAT CGAAAGCGGATCCAAATGCCGCAAACGCTGCCGCGTGGGCAGCATAttaccagcaacagcagttcTACCAACAGCCGGGAAGTGGCGCTCCTTCAGCCCAAAGTGGCAATCCTGGACAGCCTGAGGGCAATAGCG GGAGTGTCCCTGTCAATCCTCAAACTGGACAACCAGACTATACGGCCCAGTGGATACAGTACTATAGAAGTATTGGAGCCATGAAAGATGCGGAAGCTCTTGAACAACAGCTAAAGGCCAGCAAG GGTATGGGAAATCCAGCAGTATCAGCAGCTCCCGCAGCTGCTCCAGCGGCGGCGCCAACCCAAGACTATAGCGCACAGTGGGCCGCGTACTACCGCTCCATTGGCAAGATTGGAGAAGCTGAAGCCATCGAAGCTCAGGCAAGGATGAAGCAG agtGGCCAGGGCGGTCAAGGCCCAGGTCAAGCTGGATCAGCTGCTCAGTACGGAGCCTACCCTGGCGCTGGATCTGGAGGTAGTGCCGCAGCAGCGGCTGGATACTACGGTGGACAGCCTGGCGGAGGCCAACCTCAAGGTGGAGCAGCAGCTTATGGCTACCAAGGGTATGGAGGCTATGGACAAGCTCCTTCTGACGGACAATAG
- the LOC124199233 gene encoding far upstream element-binding protein 1-like isoform X16: MVASKIQPDSGSPSDFDFERNGSNSTVKRPFSSVSPSMENEPDAKRMAAAVAAAAAAAAANAADPFGALRSPGMQGRGPMMGMPAASMMNLGPISTEEVAVPDKMVGLIIGRGGEQISRLQAESGAKIQMAPDSAGLPDRTCTITGSREAIGRARELINNIVQTRGGPRDAGPPSVESLGGQHNVGIDLTLAPNVEVMIPGPKVGLIIGKGGETIKQLQERSGTRMVVVQDGPQQENEKPLRIYGDPQKVEHAKQLVYDLIAEKEMEVSAFSRGQRFGSYGGGGPQQTIEVAVPRSAVGVVIGKNGEMIKKIQNETGARVQFQQGRDDNPEERMCALTGTMNQIEDARQRIEELIESVLVLGESQARDSQMGRGRGRTGGGSTGGSSMNGAPYGRSPGGGSSTGGGWGEYGPGVGRSGGPSIGMARNGQDKVEYQFLVPSTKTGIIIGKGGETIKQINQQSGAFCELDRRPPPNPNEKIFIIRGSHEQVELAKRMISEKLGLGPMGAPPAQGYPMGQNQNAGAYAAQGWGAAAYQQWPGQPNDPSKADPNAANAAAWAAYYQQQQFYQQPGSGAPSAQSGNPGQPEGNSGSVPVNPQTGQPDYTAQWIQYYRSIGAMKDAEALEQQLKASKEIVLQGMGNPAVSAAPAAAPAAAPTQDYSAQWAAYYRSIGKIGEAEAIEAQARMKQSGQGGQGPGQAGSAAQYGAYPGAGSGGSAAAAAGYYGGQPGGGQPQGGAAAYGYQGYGGYGQAPSDGQ; this comes from the exons ATG GTTGCATCAAAAATTCAGCCAGATTCAGGAAGCCCGTCAGACTTTGACTTTGAAAGAAACGGTTCAAACTCCACTGTCAAGAGGCCTTTCAGCAGTGTAAGCCCATCAATGGAGAATGAACCTGATGCCAAGAGAATGGCAGCAgccgtggctgctgctgctgctgcagctgcagcAAATGCAGCTGATCCATTTGGAGCTTTGAGATCACCTGGTATGCAGGGAAGAGGACCGATGATGGGAATGCCTGCTGCCTCCATGATGAACCTTGGTCCCATCAGCACTGAAGAAGTTGCTGTTCCAGATAAAATGGTTGGATTGA TTATTGGACGAGGTGGAGAGCAGATTTCAAGACTGCAGGCTGAATCTGGagccaaaattcaaatggcaCCTGACAGTGCTGGCCTCCCTGACCGGACTTGCACAATCACTGGCTCAAGAGAAGCGATAGG GCGAGCTCGTGAACTGATCAACAATATTGTTCAAACTCGTGGTGGACCCAGAGATGCAGGACCTCCATCAGTTGAATCTTTAGGTGGACAACATAATGTGGGTATCGATCTCACTTTAGCTCCCAAT GTTGAAGTTATGATCCCTGGCCCTAAAGTAGGATTAATTATTGGTAAAGGTGGTGAAACAATCAAGCAGTTGCAG GAGAGGTCAGGAACAAGGATGGTAGTTGTTCAAGATGGTCCTcaacaagaaaacgaaaagCCTCTTCGCATCTACGGTGACCCACAGAAAGTTGAGCATGCAAAACAACTTGTGTACGACCTCATCGccgaaaaggaaatggaagtCTCC GCCTTCAGTCGAGGACAGAGGTTTGGTAGTTATGGAGGAGGTGGGCCGCAGCAAACTATCGAG GTGGCAGTGCCGCGATCGGCTGTCGGTGTTGTAATTGGCAAGAACGGCGAGATGATCAAGAAGATCCAGAACGAAACAGGAGCCCGGGTTCAGTTCCAGCAGGGACGAGACGACAATCCCGAGGAAAGGATGTGCGCGCTGACAGGCACCATGAACCAGATCGAGGACGCCAGACAACGCATCGAAGAACTCATTGAATCTGTATTG gtGTTGGGGGAGTCGCAGGCGCGTGATAGCCAGATGGGGCGGGGCCGGGGTCGAACTGGAGGAGGAAGCACAGGCGGCAGCAGTATGAATGGAGCTCCATATGGACGAAGCCCTGGCGGTGGAAGTTCAACAGGAGGTGGATGGGGAGAATATGGACCTGGTGTCGGCAGGAGCGGAGGACCAAGCATAGGAATGGCCCGTAACGGACAAGACAAAGTCGAGTACCAATTTCTGGTTCCTTCCACCAAAACCGGAATTATTATAGGCAAAG GAGGCGAAACAATCAAGCAGATCAATCAACAGTCCGGAGCGTTTTGCGAGCTTGATCGGAGGCCCCCTCCAAATCCAAATGAAAAGATCTTCATCATTAGGGGATCGCATGAACAAGTGGAGTTGGCGAAACGTATGATCAGCGAAAAACTGGGATTG GGACCAATGGGTGCACCTCCAGCACAGGGTTACCCAATGGGACAAAATCAGAACGCTGGAGCTTACGCAGCTCAAGGCTGGGGAGCAGCCGCTTATCAACAGTGGCCTGGACAACCCAACGACCCAT CGAAAGCGGATCCAAATGCCGCAAACGCTGCCGCGTGGGCAGCATAttaccagcaacagcagttcTACCAACAGCCGGGAAGTGGCGCTCCTTCAGCCCAAAGTGGCAATCCTGGACAGCCTGAGGGCAATAGCG GGAGTGTCCCTGTCAATCCTCAAACTGGACAACCAGACTATACGGCCCAGTGGATACAGTACTATAGAAGTATTGGAGCCATGAAAGATGCGGAAGCTCTTGAACAACAGCTAAAGGCCAGCAAG gaaattgttttgCAGGGTATGGGAAATCCAGCAGTATCAGCAGCTCCCGCAGCTGCTCCAGCGGCGGCGCCAACCCAAGACTATAGCGCACAGTGGGCCGCGTACTACCGCTCCATTGGCAAGATTGGAGAAGCTGAAGCCATCGAAGCTCAGGCAAGGATGAAGCAG agtGGCCAGGGCGGTCAAGGCCCAGGTCAAGCTGGATCAGCTGCTCAGTACGGAGCCTACCCTGGCGCTGGATCTGGAGGTAGTGCCGCAGCAGCGGCTGGATACTACGGTGGACAGCCTGGCGGAGGCCAACCTCAAGGTGGAGCAGCAGCTTATGGCTACCAAGGGTATGGAGGCTATGGACAAGCTCCTTCTGACGGACAATAG